GAGAGCTGCAGGAGGTAGGGGTGAGCGGGAGACCACAGTGGGGTCGCCCTCATGTGTGgtgaggaggcagcagagaggcagGGTCTGAGGAGCAGCGGGCCTTCTCGGCCAGCAGCTGGTAGAAGGGCTTGGGGGTCCCCCAGTCCTCATCATCGCTGCTGGAGCTGTCTTGCTTCACGATGCGGTTGTGCTGGCGGCTGAACCTGCGTGCTTTGATgctgggagagaggtgggaggatGGATGAGCAGGGTTCCTAGCCTGCCTCCCGGGCAACTCTGTCCTACCCCTAGCGCTCTGGCCCCAGCAGTGACCGCCTTATCTGGCCCAGCTAGGGGAATCTCTGGGCTCCCAGGTCCAAGTCTACAGGCTGGGATTTGGTTCAGGGCCCTTTGCTGGAGCCGCAGGCCCCTGTGAGACCCGTTACAATCTGTGCGCACGCATGTGTGTTTCCAGAACCAACTGAGAACTGGACAGGTGGCAGCTCTTTGAAGTTGGTGGAGAGGAGGGGGtttcaggagggaggaaggatcaaaggggagaagaaaaggaggccaAGTGACTGGGAAGTGAGACCTAGTTTCCTGCCCTGAGAAACTCCCTGTGGCAGAGAGGGCAAAGGAAGTTTAGGGCAGTGGGGTCCAAATACACGACTGATCTATTTGAACTTCTAAGTTACAGCGTTAGAGCATCGCTCTACTTTTGTCATTGTGACATCCAAATCTCCCACCCTAGGAAACTCCCAACTTGTTTCTAATATCACAAAGTTCACGGCTCGGAAAAtcagagctggagaaggagcagggaggcctctctcctccaccAACCGTGCCTTCTGGGTGGGGGCTTCTCACCAGTATGGTCTCCGCTCCTGCAGGGTCATCACCCGCCAGAGTTGGGCCAGCTCCTTGGTGGCAGTGGTGGATGCAgtcccagggcaggctctggggaaggggggaggagaAGGTGAGGAGAGGCCTGCAGTCTTGCCTGGCTTGGGCGAAGGCCAGTGATCTGACTATACGAGAGGGTCCCTTGCCTGCTCAGAGCCGCAGCTTTCCCATCTGAGAACTCAGATCTTTATTGTGTTGCCTTGAGAGGCCTACCTTTTGTGCCCTCTGGAGCAGAGGTGGCAAAGAAGGCAGCTGGACTAAATGCTGCTTGGAAATGGGCCACCAAGTGTCCCAGGACCTGCATCTGCTTGCTCCGATGCCAGCACCAGCTCTTCTCTGAGGCTTGGGGGCCTCCCCACAACCCGCGGCTTCAGGCCGGCAGTGATCACTTCAGGGCTGGGTGCCTGGTCTATCAAGTCAGCCCCAAAGACTTTCACTAGAAACCTTAGAAATGAGAAGCTCCTTCCCAtagggtggctggggtgggagatAGGACTCTGAAACTGGGGAATAGCCTGGCCCAGCGCTTTTGAGCACAGCCAACCTGGAGAGCggagcagagagagggacagagatcCCGGACAGAGGTCATTTGAGGCCTAGGACCGACCACATCTGAAGGCAAtccacccctcccctttttctCAGGTGATATAAGCCAATTAATTGTCTTGTTTCATAAGTCTGAGTTGCATTTTACTGCTTACAGTGCAGCGGGGCCTGAGGGACGCCTGGGGAAAGTGTGGCTGAGGATGTGTCGCCAGCAGTGGGCAGCAGGCTCTGAGGGCCCCAGTCAGGGCCAAAGAGGACGCCTACCCACCGGATGTACTGCTTCCGGTTCATCCTGCAGAACATGATGAAGCCATTGACACACTTCTTCTTCGTCTGGGTGAGGCAGGGGGCTTTCTTGCTTTCCTTGGGCTTCACAGGGCCCCTGCCCGCCCGGCCCTTCCTGGCCTTCCTTCCAGCTGCAGGCAGAGTTGAGGCCCTCCGGGTTGGGGTCCACGTGTAGTCCCCGTCCTCTTCACTGGAGGACTGCAGGCCCTTGAGGTCAGCTTGAGTGTCctgggtgggggacagagaggtGAGGGTGGGCAGGAGACGTGGGACCGACCTGGCAGATGGCTGTCCTCCTCACCTCCTGCTGCCTCCACCCCAAATCTGAGTCTCTGTCCTCCGAGCTGGGGCTAGATGGCTCCTTGCTGTTCTCACTCAGCGAGAGGTAGCAGCGGTCCATTGAGATCGAGGACTGACACAGGCTATGGGAGTCAGGAAGGTCTTCCCAAGCCTCAGGGGGTGTGTCCTGGGGGGTGAAGGAGAAAGACAGGAGCAGATATGAGGGGGATGGTGGTGTCTCTTCATGGCCTCCACTCACTGCTTTCCTAGGATGTAACAGGATTATCACAAATAGCTCAGGTTCAAAACGGTCTTATCCAGATGGATAAGATGGTCCCTTACCCTCAGATGGTCAAGCAAGTGTTCCCACGGGGGTCAGAGAGAAGCTGGACAGGGGTCTTCTGCCTTCTATTTTGGGGTACTGTATCTTAATCCCATCAGTTTACCACCTTGGGAAGTAGCCCTGTCGCCCTGGACAAGTCTTAACTCCTCTGAGCATCAATTTTATCCATGAGTGGTGGTCACTACACACTCCCTGCAAGGCTGAGAGGCACCTGGGGCAATGCCTGCACTTACTAGAGCtttgctaagagttttttttCTACTGCCAATTCAGCTACTCATTGAAGCAGGAGGCCGCCCCTACACAACACTGGAAGGAGAATCATTTGGGGACCAGAGCTGTGGCTGCCCCTCTGTCAACAGGATGTTGAGCTATGAGAGCCAACAGTGGCTCAGGAGGTAAGCttgggggcctgggagggaggcttTTTCCAACTGAGGATCCCAGGGGTTGcctgctgttttcagttttgtcatttttcaagTGGGGTCACAAGAGATCCTGCCTCATAGAGCAGTCATAAAATTATGTGGGGTCTTTTCTGGGCACCTGGTAGTTTTTAGCTTTTATCCTTTGTGTCTACTTCATTCCaagggcccagcacagagcagggcgCCTGGTGGCCAGCAGGGAGTGTTCAAAGGATGGGCAGGTGAAGGCACAGATGGTGGATGAGTCCCTGGAAGGATGAGGGGAAGCATGATGGATGGACAGGTGATGGCTGGGGGAGGTGGCTGAAAGGTCAAGGGGATGGATGAGTGAATCGAGCAGGTGGAAAGGATGGATGGATCTGTGGACAGATGGGTGGACAGACACCTACCTTCTCCTGTGGTACCTCGAGCATGCAGGCAGAAGGTGGAGACTCAGGATTTAAGAATGCTTCTTCAAAGAGAGCTGTTGGTGGGAGACCAGAAGGGTGACTGGGCCAGAAACACCTCTCTCAGGGCACTATGCATCTGTCCTGCCACACCCCCTAGCCAGAGTGCTCATCTCTGGCTTTTAGCTTTGGGATCTCCTGTCCCAAGTCCAAATCCAGCTCACAGGCCAGGTCCCCTGGGAAGCCTCCAACCTGGGCAGAGCAAGTGGGTTCCTGCTGTGGGCTCCTGGAGCTTTCCACGCATCTCACTGGCCAGGGGCTGCTCCCTACCAGGCTTTGGGCTCCTCGAGGGATGGGATAGGATTCATCCTGGGTGGGATTCACCCCTGGGTGTCCAGCCCTGCCAAGCACAGGGCTGCACACTTGGCAGGCatgaataggtttttttttcctgaatgaacCAAGCATCAGGTATAGCCCTGGGTGCTCACCTTGGGTCAGGTACTCAGTGCCGTCCTCCAAGATCTGTTCTGGCAGCAGTTTCCCTGGCGAGCtgaagagggaggggctgagcccTAGGATCTCGCTCGGGTGCCCTGTCACACTCCAGGTCTCCATCTGTGGAGGCCCCAAGGCCAGTGGGCTCCCTGAAAAGGAAGTATCGGGGTTGGGGGTGTGTCAGAGGTTGCCCTCCCCCTCAGCACAGCTGCCATCTTGGAGGAGATGGTGCCGGATGCTGGAGAAAGGACAATGTTAAGAAAGATTCTGAGGTAGTGTCTGGGATCAACAGAAGATTAGCAACGTCTGCCACGGCAACCGATGGCTCAGGTCTTAGTGGATGTCCATTCCCTTTCCCACCTTCCCCACTTCCACAGAAATCCCCAGAAGAAAGGTACCAAGAAGGCCCCACACTAGCCTACAAGGAGGGGAGATAGAGTGTCAGTCACCATGGGGGCTGCTCTCCGGGATCCAGGCAGGAAGCCAAGGGTCGGCATCTACGGACTCCTTGTCCACCTCCTCACTGGAGTCGTAGAATACCAGCGTCTGCCTGCAAGAGGTGAAATGCAAGAAAGACCTGAAGCCCTGAGCTGGAAACTGCGCTGGGCCCGAAGGTGAGCTGCTTCCCCTTTGGGTGTCTCAGTGTCACCCACTGTGGAGTTGGACAGGGATCTCTTTGTGCTGGCTGCGACGGGAGCACTGGGGGCGGAAAGCTCAGTCAGTGGAGGCACCTACCCAGAGCCTCAGGGCTTGTTAGGAGAGGCCAGCTGTAACCAGAGCTGATGACTTGGGGAGCAGAGCTGTGATGGGGGGTTGAGGAGGACAGAAAAggcgggcaggagggaggagtgtGCTGAGCTCGGCCTAGAGGATGGGTGGTCTTCCAGGTGGATGAGGAGAACAGGCTTCCAAGAAGAAGGAACAAAGGAGAGAAGCCCAGAGGAGACCAGGGCTTGGCTCCCATGGGGAGTGGCAAATATTTGGTGATGTTAAGGGTAAgatttgggagggggagggtgtagctcaggtggtagagtgcagctcaagttgtagagcgcatgcttagcatacacaaggtcctgggttcaatccctggtacctcctccaaaaataaataaataaccctaactacctccccctcaaaaaaataattaaaaaatggaaaaaaaaaaaaaggtcacttgGGACCAGAGAGAGTCTCAAATGCCAATTAAGATATTTGGGCTCTACCCAACAGAAAGGAGTAGCTTAAAGCCGAAAACTGACATGGTCTCTGGGTTAGAAAAGCCCCTCAGGTGACTGGTGGGGACGGGCTGGAAGGGTGAGAGAGGCTGGTGAGGGGCTGCGGCCCTGGTCAGCACACAGGAAGCAAGGCTTTCCCTCAAGCTTATGATAGCTGGCCCAAAGCTGGGCCCACGGAGGTCCTCACTCCACAGACACCAGCAGAGAGTAGAAACTGATCGCATTGCTCTCTAAGCCTTAGCCATTCCTGGCCAGACACCTCCGATTCTCCAACTCACAGCCCTTGGGCTTCCCTTACCTGGGGCAATTCTGTGTCCTGTTGAGAAAATGGGTCCTCTCAACCCCTTGCTGGCCCTTGAAGGCAGGGTAAGGCTGCACGTCCTGGGCACTGTTTTTGCCCCAGCAGCCTACGAGACAAGTCAGGATGATCACTCCTGTGACGGGACCAAATCCCAGGATGCacagaggcagggacagggaggCGCCAGGGTCTGCCatggcctctcccttccccatgcTAGCCAAAACCTCAGGCTGTGGGGTCTCTGTGTGAGGCTCAAGGGTACCCTGAATCACCCCCAGGGTTCTGGAATCCCTGTCCCTTTCAGAAGCTATAAGGAAGATAAAAGCTTTAAGTGGAATAATGATGATGAAGGTGATGATAGTAAACAAGTCTATGGTGCTTGCCACACCAGCTCGGTTTTAATCACTTTACTCACTATTCAGTAACCCTTTTCCAAAGGGTATGGTTATTATAATACCCATTTTCAGTTAAGTAAACTGAAGTAtattgagtaacttgcccaaggtcacacagcagaagaCCTGGGACACCCTCCCTCACCAGGTGGGTTAGGTacctcctctgagctcccacaGCCTCCTGGGCGACCCCAGGAAGCGAGTGTGTGCGGTTCCTTCACTGGACCATCAGCCGCACGGGGCATGCGGCCTAGCACAGAGGAGATGCCCAGCGAGTGAGGGCTAATGAATGGACAGAGGAATGGGATGACCCGGGGCCTCGCCTTCCAGTTCTCACCTACCCAGATCTGCTGGGTGTGTCACACCTTTTCAAGCTGGTGCAGGGACGGGGACCCACAGGAGCGATTATCTGGCTGCTTCAAGGGAAGGAAGTTTCCCAGGGAGGCCCTGCTCTTATTCCCAGTTCTGTGatcctgtccccccaccccacccttaaCACCCACCGCAGAgcctgaagggaaaagaaaactgagacagaggCTGTGAACAGTGTCTCTCTGTCCCCCATAGAGTCTGCGGCTACTAGGACTGTACCCAGATGTCGCAAGTGCCTGATAAGCCGTGTATAAACCACCGGCTAAGTTAGCAGAGGGGAAAGAGACCAACTTGAGATGTCACAGTGGACGCTGTTCTCAGCCATATCCAGCAATGTCAACTGGAATCATCCTCCCTTTCTGTCACCTTGAGACGGGGATGACGCAGCCTTGGGGTGACTGTAGGAGTCGGGGCATCTTGGAGGGGTGGTGGTTCCCACcacgtttctttctttctggtctGGGGATGGGGTCACCTCCTTCTCAGGCTTGTCCAAGGCCAGACAGCGACGAGGGTTCTGGGCCTGGGTCTGGCCTTCTGGGAGAGCAGAGACAGTGTCAGACAGGGGTGGGACCTGACTGTTACCAGAAGGTGGTTCAGGTGGGGGTCTCCTTTGCGGTGGGCCCGACAAGCCATTTCAAAGCTTTGCCTGGTCTCGTCACTCCGCAGCCCTTCCTGGGCAAGCCCAGGATCTCAGTTAGAGATCACCTAGTCagacacccccttccccctgtccGCACGTTAGAATCACTTTGCAGGCTCTGAAAATATCCCGCTGCCCAGGCTCCACCCAGATCACTGAAGCCTGACTTTCAGGTGTGAAGCCTAGGCACAGGCATTTTGGAAAGTACCCCAATGATTCAGAtgtgcagccagggctggaaATCATTGATTAGGTCCAACTCCCATTTTAAAGGCATGGAAACAGAATCCCGCGAAGGGGAAGGGACATGGGGTGAGTTGGTAGTGAGGCTGAGGTGGGACCTGCGACACTTGCCTCCCATACTGAGGTCCTTCCACTGCCCCACACTCCCCGAGCCCTGGCCCAGCTGATGGATAACTGGGCAGAAAGACGATAAATGCTGACAGCAGCTTCCATTTGCTGGGCTCTTGCCATGTGCCCCTCCTTTAAGCATTGCTTGAGGGGTGCGTACATGGGCTCCCAGTCCTGAAGACCACCCTGTGGCAGTTCAAAAATACTCTAATTTCCAGAccaggaagctgagactcagagaaggagagggacCACCCCAGGCCTCAGAGCTAGGAAGAGGACGAGGCAGGAGTCGAACCCAGGCACATCTGAATCTAAACTCTCATGAAGGGCTCAGTCAGGATTGCCTACTGGGCCTCCCTCCTGTCTGACCCCTGCTTCCTGTCCTGCCTCCACTGACAGCTTGTACCTGACACTCGGGCTGCCTTCTTCTTCCGAGGTTTCCGGCAGGCTCCCTGAAGATGGGACTTATAAGAGCGTGGAGAGCTAGATGGGGTGGAGTGTCTCCGCCCTGCTGGGCCTGCGGCGGGcttccaggcccagccctgcacaAGACAGAGCAGGAGACAGGTCAGATGCCTTCACCCTCCTCCGACCCAAATCCTGCCTCCAGACAATGCTTCCCATTGGAGTTGGGGGCCTGGGGGTCTGCCACAGTCCCCAGACTGACTTTACAAATGTTGAAACTGAGGTCCCAGGAGGAGATGGGACTTGTCTGAGGTTGCATACCCAGGCAGCAGAAGTACAGGGCGAAAACTCAGATTTCCCCAGATCCATTACAGGCCTCGGCTGAATGAGAAGGAAGACAGACTCAGCCCTTCTCAAATGCAtccctgtcttcctctcccaAACCAATTCTTCCTCCTACCTTCCTCAAGACAGTGGGGTGTCTCCTTGGGAGGCCCAGGGCCTCTCCCTCAGGCCTCTCAATTCTTCCTCATTAACATCTCCCAAGTTTAACCACTTCTGTCCATATTCTCAGCTACAGTGTTAGACTAGCCTTGTCTTCTGCTGTCCAGATCTTTCCTAAAAGCATATTCACTGAACTCCCCAACTGAATGTGGCTTTCCTCTGGCTTCAAGTCCTTCAGTAATTCTtatcttcttctccttccttagCTGGGCACTCAAAAGCCCTTCAGAATCTCATCCCTGCCACATCTCTGACCCGTCTTGCCCTGTGCTTATCACACCAATGACAACAGCAGCTGGCACACAAGCATTAGACGACTGGCATGTCCCAGGCGCTGTGTTACACTCTTGATGTGTATTAACTCAtctcatcctcacaacaaacccAGAAAGGAAGTACAAGTATTAGTCTATTTTGCAGCTGAgggaacagaggcacagagaggtttaggtCACAGGAAGTGTGCCTGATTCAGGATCTGGCTCAAGAGTCTGCACCTGTCACCTGGGTGCTACAGAGCTCCTGTGGTCATACCCAACTTCTAGCCCACCCCCAGATACTCCACACGTGTCCTCTCAAGCCTACAGGCTCTTGCTCacactgtttcttctgcctggcaCAGTTTCCTCTTCCCTGTCCTCAAAAGCCCCgctccagggcccctcccaccACAGTCTTCCCAGACACCCTCCTCCAAAGTCACAGCACCCTGCACATCCCTCTGGCTTTGTCCCATGCCCTGGGCTGTGATTTCCCGGAGGGCCTGGACCCGGCTAAGTCACTCAGTGTCCCTGACAGCCGGGACCAtccttggcacacagcaggccctgGGAAATGCTGGCTGAACTTACTCACCCCCAAGTCCACCTTCCCCATTGGTGGTGTGGAATTTGAGCAAGGCCTTGGCCACATCGATGCTTCTCTGGAGGTACTGAATGTAGTGCAGGACGTGCAGCAGAATCTCCTTCTGTCCCCGGAAGACAGACAGGTTTGAGCCCAAGAGCAGGGGCTCAAAATGGGTGGGCTCCAGGACCCTGTGCCCCAGCCCAGAAATCCCCTCACTGGCAGAAATGTTTCTGTCCTGCTGTTTAGTCCTCAGTGGGGCCCAGGAACATGGTGGTTCCAgctaaggaaattgaagctcagggTACTTAAGGAATGTGGTAGGATTacagagaggaagcagcagagttgggatctgaacccaggcctgcctgcctcctggtctGGTTGTTGCACACACAATGTTTGACTTCCCACCCCTGGTCCTTGGCATATGGTGAATTCTCTATATGCAAAGCCCTCTTCTTCTCCCCACAGACTCCCTGTCTGACTTCTCCTCCTTTCAGCCTCAGCACAGTGCTTTCCTCTTCCAGAAGCTTCTcctgc
This region of Camelus ferus isolate YT-003-E chromosome 9, BCGSAC_Cfer_1.0, whole genome shotgun sequence genomic DNA includes:
- the BHMG1 gene encoding LOW QUALITY PROTEIN: basic helix-loop-helix and HMG box domain-containing protein 1 (The sequence of the model RefSeq protein was modified relative to this genomic sequence to represent the inferred CDS: substituted 2 bases at 2 genomic stop codons) codes for the protein MWGSSKYLCSPERPRASSLSLSDRTLVWCSLVEGRLGSASLKHGLRVAEGSFPKGNYYQKRNQNQLLSQNRRQRKNHTSKLQELALLLPVALRTGTKKLTKKEILLHVLHYIQYLQRSIDVAKALLKFHTTNGEGGLGGEXGWAWKPAAGPAGRRHSTPSSSPRSYKSHLQGACRKPRKKKAARVSEGQTQAQNPRRCLALDKPEKEVTPSPDQKERNVVGTTTPPRCPDSYSHPKAASSPSQGDRKGGXFQLTLLDMAENSVHCDISSCWGKNSAQDVQPYPAFKGQQGVERTHFLNRTQNCPRQTLVFYDSSEEVDKESVDADPWLPAWIPESSPHGSPLALGPPQMETWSVTGHPSEILGLSPSLFSSPGKLLPEQILEDGTEYLTQALFEEAFLNPESPPSACMLEVPQEKDTPPEAWEDLPDSHSLCQSSISMDRCYLSLSENSKEPSSPSSEDRDSDLGWRQQEDTQADLKGLQSSSEEDGDYTWTPTRRASTLPAAGRKARKGRAGRGPVKPKESKKAPCLTQTKKKCVNGFIMFCRMNRKQYIRACPGTASTTATKELAQLWRVMTLQERRPYCIKARRFSRQHNRIVKQDSSSSDDEDWGTPKPFYQLLAEKARCSSDPASLLPPHHT